The proteins below come from a single Oenanthe melanoleuca isolate GR-GAL-2019-014 chromosome Z, OMel1.0, whole genome shotgun sequence genomic window:
- the LOC130265460 gene encoding LOW QUALITY PROTEIN: serine/threonine-protein kinase PAK 3-like (The sequence of the model RefSeq protein was modified relative to this genomic sequence to represent the inferred CDS: inserted 1 base in 1 codon), with the protein MDRVCAAAVCTAFSVAYSGYFFTHLARHIARAWRESAPWSTKPTSEPPLAECAPEEEAEGKEDAHQAADAATAGPEHPASSTGAAPAPALAASAAEEEAEEDEGASEAATAVSPRPELPASSSSASVVAPARAAAAGSEEAASPQAGSSSTSSSCTWSTSSSSGGTEQLRERTEDEWLAMLRMLVNKGDPEAKYTDLEIIGKGGFGTVCTAVETATGEEVAIKKISLLQERINELCVKEIQVMRDNKNSNLVSYIDCFLVHEELWLVMEYMDGGSLHDVIRETRMAEGEIAVVSRECLQGLDFLHSHQVIHRDIKSHNILLRLDGSVKLADFGLAAQLTAEQSKRRSAVGTTYWMAPEIFTRKPYGPKVDIWSFGIVGIXMVEGAPPYLMKTSRTVGQLISTGGTPKLQNPRQQSPWLRDFLRCCLQTDEDRRWCAQELLQHPFVTSAKPTSSLTPLIVAAQQFMADRRY; encoded by the exons ATGGACAGAGTGTGCGCTGCTGCAGTGTGCACGGCTTTTTCCGTGGCTTATTCCGGGTACTTCTTCACCCACCTGGCAC GTCACATCGCCCGTGCCTGGAGAGAATCTGCTCCTTGG agcacAAAACCAACCTCTGAGCCTCCTCTGGCTGAGTGTGCTCCTGAAGAAGAGGCCGAAGGGAAGGAAGATGCCCACCAAGCTGCAgatgctgccactgcagggcCTGAGCACCCAGCATCA agcacaggggcagcgccagcacctgctctggctgcctcaGCAGCCGAGGAAGAGGCTGAAGAGGACGAAGGTGCCAGTgaagctgccactgctgtcagcCCACGGCCTGAGCTGCCAGCATCA agctccagcgCCTCTGTCGTGGCACCTGCacgagctgcagctgcaggctctgaagAAGCCGCCAGTCCCCAAGCTGGGAGCTCCAGCACGAGCAGCTCGTGCACCTGGAGCACAAGCAGTTCCTCTGgcggcacagagcagctgcGAGAGAGGACAGAGGACGAGTGGCTGGCCATGCTGA GGATGCTGGTAAACAAAGGAGATCCAGAGGCTAAATATACAGACCTGGAAATCATTGGCAAAGG GGGTTTCGGCACTGTGTGCACGGCAGTGGAGACTGCCACAGGAGAAGAG GTGGCAATAAAGAAAATTAGTCTCCTGCAAGAGAGAATCAACGAGCTATGCGTGAAGGAAATCCAGGTCATGCGGGACAATAAGAACAGCAACCTTGTGAGCTATATAGACTG CTTCCTGGTGCACGAGGAACTCTGGCTCGTGATGGAATACATGGACGGAGGTTCCTTACACGATGTCATCAGGGAGACCAGGATGGCAGAAGGAGAGATTGCAGTCGTCTCTCGGGAG tgcctgcaaGGCCTGGATTTCCTTCACTCCCATCAAGTTATCCACCGAGACATCAAAAGCCACAACATTCTCCTGCGCTTGGACGGATCTGTCAAGTTGG ctgatTTTGGACTCGCTGCTCAGCTCACGGCTGAGCAGAGCAAACGGAGATCAGCTGTCGGCACTACTTACTGGATGGCGCCAGAGATTTTCACCAGGAAGCCCTATGGCCCCAAAGTGGACATCTGGTCCTTTGGCATCGTGGGCA GGATGGTGGAAGGAGCGCCTCCTTACCTGATGAAAACCTCCCGCACG GTTGGACAGCTGATCAGCACCGGGGGCACCCCGAAGCTGCAGAACCCCAGGCAGCAGTCCCCTTGGCTGCGAGACTTTCTGcgctgctgcctgcagacagaCGAGGACAGGCGCTGGTGTGCCCAGGAACTTCTGCAG CATCCGTTTGTAACCTCAGCCAAGCCGACCTCCAGCCTGACGCCTCTGATCgtggcagcacagcagtttATGGCCGACAGGAGATACTAG
- the LOC130265459 gene encoding serine/threonine-protein kinase PAK 3-like, which yields MDRVCAAAVCTAFSVAYSGYFFTHLARHIARAWRESAPWSTKPTSEPPLAECAPEEEAEGKEDAHQAADAATAGPEHPASSTGAAPAPALAASAAEEEAEEDEGASEAATAVSPRPELPASSSSASVVAPARAAAAGSEEAASPQAGSSSTSSSCTWSTSSSSGGTEQLRERTEDEWLAMLRMLVNKGDPEAKYTDLEIIGKGGFGTVCTAVETATGEEVAIKKISLLQERINELCVKEIQVMRDNKNSNLVSYIDCFLVHEELWLVMEYMDGGSLHDVIRETRMAGSCFFFLPQCLQGLDFLHSQQVIHRDIKSHNILLRLDGSVKLADFGLAAQLTAEQSKRRSAVGTTYWMAPEIFTRKPYGPKVDIWSFGIVGIEMVEGAPPYLMKTSRTVGQLISTGGTRSCRTPGSSPLGCETFCAAACRQTRTGAGVPRNFCSIRL from the exons ATGGACAGAGTGTGCGCTGCTGCAGTGTGCACGGCTTTTTCCGTGGCTTATTCCGGGTACTTCTTCACCCACCTGGCAC GTCACATCGCCCGTGCCTGGAGAGAATCTGCTCCTTGG agcacAAAACCAACCTCTGAGCCTCCTCTGGCTGAGTGTGCTCCTGAAGAAGAGGCCGAAGGGAAGGAAGATGCCCACCAAGCTGCAgatgctgccactgcagggcCTGAGCACCCAGCATCA agcacaggggcagcgccagcacctgctctggctgcctcaGCAGCCGAGGAAGAGGCTGAAGAGGACGAAGGTGCCAGTgaagctgccactgctgtcagcCCACGGCCTGAGCTGCCAGCATCA agctccagcgCCTCTGTCGTGGCACCTGCacgagctgcagctgcaggctctgaagAAGCCGCCAGTCCCCAAGCTGGGAGCTCCAGCACGAGCAGCTCGTGCACCTGGAGCACAAGCAGTTCCTCTGgcggcacagagcagctgcGAGAGAGGACAGAGGACGAGTGGCTGGCCATGCTGA GGATGCTGGTAAACAAAGGAGATCCAGAGGCTAAATATACAGACCTGGAAATCATTGGCAAAGG GGGTTTCGGCACTGTGTGCACGGCAGTGGAGACTGCCACAGGAGAAGAG GTGGCAATAAAGAAAATTAGTCTCCTGCAAGAGAGAATCAACGAGCTATGCGTGAAGGAAATCCAGGTCATGCGGGACAATAAGAACAGCAACCTTGTGAGCTATATAGACTG CTTCCTGGTGCATGAGGAACTCTGGCTCGTGATGGAATACATGGACGGAGGTTCCTTACACGATGTCATCAGGGAGACCAGGATGGCAGgctcatgtttctttttcctccctcagtgcctgcaaGGCCTGGATTTCCTTCACTCCCAGCAAGTCATCCACCGAGACATCAAAAGCCACAACATTCTCCTGCGCTTGGACGGATCTGTCAAGTTGG ctgatTTTGGACTCGCTGCTCAGctcacagctgagcagagcaaacGGAGATCAGCTGTCGGCACTACTTACTGGATGGCGCCAGAGATTTTCACCAGGAAGCCCTATGGCCCCAAAGTGGACATCTGGTCCTTTGGCATCGTGGGCATCGAGATGGTGGAAGGAGCGCCTCCTTACCTGATGAAAACCTCCCGCACG GTTGGACAGCTGATCAGCACCGGGGGCACCCGAAGCTGCAGAACCCCAGGCAGCAGTCCCCTTGGCTGCGAGACTTTCTGcgctgctgcctgcagacagaCGAGGACAGGCGCTGGTGTGCCCAGGAACTTCTGCAG CATCCGTTTGTAA